The region AAGGGGAAATGGGTTCCAGCCTGAATGAATTGCACTGAGTATTTATAATGGCATAGAACCACAGAATGACACATTGTGTAAGTCTGCACCAAACAACGCTACAAGCGGAATGACAGGCCTGCCCTGAGTTATAGGTGAGCTAATGCTGAGAGCGCCATGTGTGCCACCCTGCCTTTATCACTGAGAAGTCTTCAGGCTGGCATCCAAAGGCTTTTCTCTTCGCAGCTAATGTGCTTTAGGCCCATGGCCAGCAGACAAGCTTTTCACTGCTCTTAACTTAGAGGAACCCTTTCGCTATTTTCTTTCTAGGGCTACCTGTCAGTCACTTAGATTCCTCTGGTAGAAATAATTAATAGCAGGCAATGTGTGAGTTCTAATTTGCTTTTGTTCTTCACGCTTGAACTGAGAGGCTCTCTGCTTGTAACACAAATTCCCCCGGCATGTGAAGCAGGCAGAATTACGTGTGTAGCCCTGCAACCACTAACAGGGCAATAAACAGTGCTGATGCCGAAGCTATAATAAGGACAATCATCTCAGCCTTGTTTACCCTCAAGGAGAGGAGAAGGCTAATTTAATGCAAGTTTATGTGTAAGGGAAAATGCAATGCTTCCTCCCCATCAAAGCGACCACAGCGAGGAAGATGGGGGGGCTGGAGGTGGTGAGACTCACCTTGCCATCATTAAAAGTGTAGACTGTTCTTGGGGAGGGGGAGTGGCTGGAGCTGGTATTGGCCTCTTCTCTGCACACTTCCTGTGGCTCAATGATGGGCTCCACCACCTCTGCTTTGATTGTCTGAGTGCCATTGTCATGCATAGGCTCTGTATGAGgtgcaaaatcaaaagtaaagttGAGATGCATATCTCTAGGCATATTGTGTAGTCTCTCAGGAACAACAAGCCTAAAGCACTAACAGAGGCGTTGACTCATCCACAACAGCATGTGGTCAGGGAGTTCTAGTCTTAGCTTTGGACCAGTACATGCAGCAAGGCTTCCCTGTGCACCGAGACAGCGGGACTATTTTAGCCCAGTAAGCTGGCTTGGTGGCTGGCCACACTAAGCTCTAATGTAGCTGATGAGTTTTAATATCGGTCAGCGCACTACATTCCTGATCCCAAAGCACCCTGGCCAGTCTAATCTTTAGCCTGTCCATTAGACCGCCTGGCCCCCATATCACACCCCAGGGGCCCCAATGCAAAACATGTGCAGCTGGCCATGGGACTGGCTTAAAGGGAAATCCACTCAAAATTTTTGTATTCGTTTTTGTGGAAGAACCATTGAGTGAACAAGCGCTTGACACtcaatatttattaaaaaaatttgCAAAACCAAACTCACTGATACTGATTCCCCCCCTCTCAAAAACAAATGCTAACAACCAAATACTTCATAACTTCTGTTATCAACTGTGCATCTGATCACTAAAAGCAATATAAGAAGGTACCCAAACCTACAAATTCAAAATCCAGACAACTCTAAATGTGGCTGACACTAGTCTAGTAAAACAGTTTTTTCTTAACCTGAACAGATGTGCATGGGAGGCTGCAGTGAGAGGTGACTGGAGAGTGTGTGTCTCTCACCGCTGCCCAGCCTCATGAGGAGCACATCCTGCAGCCTCCTGTTGAAGTCACGTAACTCCTTCACTTCTGTCAGCAGGCTGCCATACTCCTTCAGCTTCTTGGCCTGCTGGACCAGTTGCCTGCGGGTTCTCTCCAGCTCCTGCTGTAGCCTCCtaacctcctcctcctgctgcctgTAGCTGTGGACCAGCTCCTCATACAGAACCCGCGGTACCACTGCATCCTCAGgcccagagtctccctcctcctcttcttcttcttcctcctcctcctcctcctcctcctccagcctgtcctcctccaggtcctcctctccctccatgcaGGAACTCACAGCGTTCCTCTCCAGGCGGGCCACCACAGCTGCCAGGCTCTTGGAGGAGTTGGCAGTGGGACGCCCATGGTCCTGTGTCTGAGCCTGTGGAATCAAAAGGGACTTTATGCAGTTAATCATTGTTTAAAGCACAAGGAATATGAATGTGATAATGATGTGGAGACTGCATCATCATTTCACGTTATAAGAGTGATCTGGTGTGTCATAACTGTCATAATTTCAGTTGAATAAAAACACTTATGTTACGAATGTTTgactatgtatttattttaaaatgttgagtGGGTGTCAAAAACCCACATATATCCATAGCTGTGGGGGGCTTTGCTTGACAAAGTGATACAGATGGGCTAAAATCACTGGGAACTGGGAAGAGTGGAGTCATGGAGTTCTTGGATGAGCAGCTCAGAGGATTTGCARCTGTCCAGAGTGCTACATGTGTTAATCCAGCATAttgtaaaattaaaaaataaataaataaaacagcagGGGGATTTTTAGGAAACATCCAAAACTCAGTTAGTTAAATTATCAAAAGACAAATTACCATCAGTATTCTTCATATTCCTCATGAACCGCATTATATTGGTGAAGAGGTTGAATTACACACCAACAATTTCACAGAGCCCCAAATCACAGAAATGCTCTAACAGTTTGAAAACTATGACTACTAGTTGACTAGCTACCTTGCTTAGTTGCACCTACCTTTTTATGTCTCAGTGGCAGTCGTTCCTCCCCAAAGTGGTTCTCAACAGAATTTCCCATATTCCTTGTTGACATCTTCGGAATTTTCATCTTTTTTTGCATTATACTATGTTCAAACTCATCAACGTTATCTGCAAAATAGAGCTAAGTGTCAGCAAGCATTTGATATATAAAGTCGAGACAGAAAAAAATCGAAGGGAATTTTCCAGGAGCGTTAATGGCAAATACGAGCCAGCTAAAGACCGTTCATCCATGCATCTCATCTCAATCTTGTTTCACCCATCCCTAGTAAACAAGCTGTATGTAgtttttgttttctatccaactagCTACTATAGTTAGTTAGCTATCCAGTGTGGACCGAGAATGGTTAACTAGCTACAGCacgacaaacaacaacaaacctaGTTAATGCACTCAACTGACATTAGCCAGGGACTGTTCAAACACGAGGATTAGTAATCTAGCTAAATACCCTAGCTACGGTAGATGGTGAAAATGTACGTGTGGCTGTTCTGTTACACGATGCATTTGTGAATGCATGCACAAAACGTTACGCTCATATGTGTCGAGGAAACGTTATTAAAAGCTATAATAACCGGTGTGATGGATACATATTGCTAGTTAACTTGTATATGCAGCTGGCTTGACGTTGTCCGACCTAGCTAGCAAAGGTCGATTGATAGTGATTGCCATCAcatcatgtagctagctagctatcatatcAACAACCATATAGAGGTGTTGTTGTGTATTGCTAGCTAAAATAACGTATCCAATGTTAGTAAACAATCTGGATGAGTAAGTGGCTGGCTAAGCTaacgcgttagctagctagctgactggctagcaagctaacgttaatgtcacagttagttagctaacgttagacatATTAACCAACTAAAAACAATGTCAGCAAGAAAACCAACGTTAACTAGATGTACTATGCAAATATGTGATATGACAACAAATRCCGCCCTGAAAAATAACCGTATGTAAACTAGGTAACGTTAGCAATAGCATCGTAGCGAGAACATTGTTGTCAGCTtgataactaacgttagctagcgaactTAGTGTGTTTGACAGCAGACCGAAAAGGCATGTTTTCTTATTCTCTAGGAGCTGTCTAGTCTCACTTTTTCAAACAATTGAACTATTTCAATTCATAAACAATCAAACAAAGAGAGCACGAAGATAACGTACCTGCAATGGCAAGAATCTGTGCTTTGCACGGCTGGCCTGTACCATTATCTTCTGTTCTGAGAACCAGATACACCTTCTGATTATCAAAATCTGTTTTGTGCAGAGGTCTAAAATCTTTCACAGTTGAAGCGGGTAAAGCGTAACACATATCGTCTTCCAAGAACCTCACAAAAGCATACATTATTTCTCTTTGGTCTTACACTTTGGATATGGTTGACAGTTTTCCCTCTATAagtataaaacatatatatatatataaacacaaagGGGAATTGGGAAGGGCTTCTATTCTGCACTCTGCTACTCTGGCCTGGTCTATATCATTTCAGGAAATTAGCCGCGCGCTCCATCACAAGACCTTGCTAATAGAGACAAGAATGAGATTCTTATATTTTtcttaaattgaaaataaatgcatgaaatcattgaaataatgaaataaagtGTATATATTGACTGACAGATAACAGGCCACACTACCTACGCATCTACCCTACATAATATCCTAAAGTAAAGTAAAGACAATGGCAGGAATTCAATCAAACCTTCATTTTAGAAcctcttgttttatttttttWATTTTTTTWWTWTWTTTTTTACAGTTTTTACACCATAACGTTTTTTCATGCATTGGAAGTACATTTTTGTGGCACAGAAAATGTGATTGATTTAAAGCCCACCCTTCAACTGTAACTCAAAAGGAGATGAAGGATAGCACCTTGTTGGTGATTGTGACTGCGATAAAGCACACATTTATACATCCCTCATTACAGAAATTAATCTAGAGGAATCTTTATTTTGGCATTTGTACATACAGAAATTATGGTTTGAAATACAGTAAAAGTCAACTTCCTCAACTACTGAGGATATTCAAGAAACATGGTCCCCGGTGAGCTGACTACAAAATTTCAGCTTTTTGTCCTGCTGTTTCTTTCCAGATACTTTCAGCTAGAAGAGCAAAAAAACATCATTATTGTAATCAATAAATTCCCCTATTACTTTCATTCTGCCTCTGTAGGTCCCATTGAGTCCTCAACCCCCTGGAATGAAaccaagagaagagaagaaggccACAGAGATGATTATCTGGTCTGATCTCTGATTCCATTTGTTTGTGGGTGTACAAGTGTGTCTCAGTCAATGTGTTGCCTGGTGTACCTTTTAATCTTTCCCTTTTTTATTACACTAGATGACAAAGTCCATCTGACAGAAAGGGAACTGTTTGCTATTGTAAAATAGTCAGGTTGTTACACAATGGGATGGACTTCTTCACTTGTATTTTAATAGAGAGTAGCATAGTCGATAAATGGCACTAACAATGTTTTTCTGCTTCGCCTGTCGTAATCGAAAAGTAATTCATGCAGAATTTGGACGCTGTTCTCGTCTGTAATTTCATAGCATTTTTTTATTCAGATCAGACATCAAGGCTTGAGGCATAGGTTGCTGTTATGTTAGTGTGAGTTTTCCCTTGTTGAGGGTTGTGAGAGATATGGTGGTCCAGTGGAGATTTTCTCAGACGGAGAATGAGGACAGGTATCTGGATGGCTATTTAAATTGTTGTAATAGAACTTGATCTCCTATTCCAATATGGTAACTGCTTTTATCTCTGGGGGTTGTGCAAAGTACTGCAATGCTAATATTCATAGGAACATTTGTTGCATATCAGTTTGTCAATcactgccagcagcataccaccctgcatcccactgctcgCTTGCCTCTGACACTgagcagggttggtccctggattggagaccagatgctgctggaagtagtgttggagggccagtaggaggcactctttcctctggtctaaaaataaTKCCCcaaggcagtgattggggacatttccctgtgtatggtgctgtcttttggatgggacgttaaacaggtgtactgtctctctgtagtcactaaagatcccatggcacttatcgtaagagtaggggtgttaaccctggtggtgtcctggctaaattcccaatctggccctcataccaccatggccaCTTAATGAtcccccagcttccaattggctcattcattcccctgtaactattccccaggttgttgctgtaaattagaatgtgttctcagtcaacttaccgggataaataaaataaacaacaattCTCTGAAATGCTGAAATAGTAAGACAAATAACACTTTAATAAACAAGACCAGTGAACCTCACTGGTAGACAAGAGATTTCAGCAGTTTCTCATCTCCAATGAAGGATTACTGTTAATCTAATCTACTGTTTAATTGCTAGGTCCTCAAGCCCATGTCTGGCACAATAAGACCGCTCAATTCCAGGAGCTGTTGTCTTGAAGTGTCTCAGGCTTAAGACTGAACTTCCCCTATCCTACCTCAAGCAACCTGACCCCAGCATGTAGCATAACAGATCTGCACACTAATTCTATATACTGAGTAATGAGAATAGATATACTTAAAACCATTACAACTCCAAACCAAATGTAAAAATTACATTACACAAGAAACTATGAAGTTTCCCCACCCTTAAATACATAAAAGCAGCATGTTAAACACACATTTATAGCACAGTTAGAAGGTAATACAATGAAGACAAACGCTATTAAAAGAGCACTCAGGCCACATAAAGGATACATTTTCCTGAAGCTTTGGGAGCAGTTGGCACTGTAGACTTTAGTCAGTGCAGAGTCAGACATCATGTCCTGCCAATTACC is a window of Salvelinus sp. IW2-2015 linkage group LG13, ASM291031v2, whole genome shotgun sequence DNA encoding:
- the LOC111972196 gene encoding BEN domain-containing protein 5 isoform X1, which codes for MYAFVRFLEDDMCYALPASTVKDFRPLHKTDFDNQKVYLVLRTEDNGTGQPCKAQILAIADNVDEFEHSIMQKKMKIPKMSTRNMGNSVENHFGEERLPLRHKKAQTQDHGRPTANSSKSLAAVVARLERNAVSSCMEGEEDLEEDRLEEEEEEEEEEEEEEEGDSGPEDAVVPRVLYEELVHSYRQQEEEVRRLQQELERTRRQLVQQAKKLKEYGSLLTEVKELRDFNRRLQDVLLMRLGSGERHTLSSHLSLQPPMHICSEPMHDNGTQTIKAEVVEPIIEPQEVCREEANTSSSHSPSPRTVYTFNDGKVHLGGGIWVQEEKWHQLQRTQGDSKFTKNLAVMIWGTETLKNRSVTGVATKKKKDALPKPPLSPSKLKIVRECLYDRVSQETADGAEITQRLSKVNKYICEKIMDINKSIKNEERRESKLLIRQTVKMENFTYDGM
- the LOC111972196 gene encoding BEN domain-containing protein 5 isoform X2; protein product: MYAFVRFLEDDMCYALPASTVKDFRPLHKTDFDNQKVYLVLRTEDNGTGQPCKAQILAIADNVDEFEHSIMQKKMKIPKMSTRNMGNSVENHFGEERLPLRHKKAQTQDHGRPTANSSKSLAAVVARLERNAVSSCMEGEEDLEEDRLEEEEEEEEEEEEEEEGDSGPEDAVVPRVLYEELVHSYRQQEEEVRRLQQELERTRRQLVQQAKKLKEYGSLLTEVKELRDFNRRLQDVLLMRLGSEPMHDNGTQTIKAEVVEPIIEPQEVCREEANTSSSHSPSPRTVYTFNDGKVHLGGGIWVQEEKWHQLQRTQGDSKFTKNLAVMIWGTETLKNRSVTGVATKKKKDALPKPPLSPSKLKIVRECLYDRVSQETADGAEITQRLSKVNKYICEKIMDINKSIKNEERRESKLLIRQTVKMENFTYDGM